A section of the Eublepharis macularius isolate TG4126 chromosome 1, MPM_Emac_v1.0, whole genome shotgun sequence genome encodes:
- the NEK5 gene encoding serine/threonine-protein kinase Nek5 isoform X2, with product MDKYEIVKKIGEGAFGKVFLARGKGDDQQCVIKEVNLTKMPRKEKESSQKEVALLAKMKHPNIVAFYSSLQEKNKLYIIMEYCDGGDLMKKINQQRGILFEEDRILDWFVQISLGLKHIHDRKILHRDVKAQNIFLSNNGMIAKLGDFGIARTLSDTMEFACTCVGTPYYLSPEICENCPYNNKTDIWSLGCVLYELCTLKHPFEGTNMHQLVLRICRGHFMPVSTKYSCNVRTLISQLFKTAPRNRPSINSILKKPFLEKRIKKYLSPKVLEEEFSHTVIHRKKPQASLSSAPKVQKVRIHGHRPPRPKMEVHVGKQELLRKNECKPPSKIRDPVNQHKFKLCGKPEVFKMYGPYNHYYEKLEKLRKRASGEDDCPHISQRMEDYFKQKGQEPPPPPSHWPADYLQRRFNAQQYKIKVEKQLGLRPSSADIPHYHDVQSQLIKEEKLEVLKKTHSQKNEMKEQEYLEQLQKIRQQYQSEVNEIKLKAETLEENKTYFVKQKTTEDQSADNSDIPRGKDEPVQVIEQSVKKMGLRNWQERNVMEVKHKAKGGIKFQIDLEDVPDVNSFQGKKEEHDKLNETLTFEDGKNLKEKLANVCNDYTDRALAELCCLETDSENEDDSMANRKRWQVAAPKTLLNLLGNADVTSVAPATDQDPVIIVPSECHEKRRKWSQESPETLMNMLAEAECSSDTLYQAGEPQEAVTPWTPQNEADSESGSAVDVDEDRLEPRSDDDDTNFEESEDELRNELIESLEKVISSLEEEALKAPVESVDPDQLKKESLIDKTPDGGLEENGNLTGNKQEAAVS from the exons ATGGATAAGTATGAAATTGTTAAAAAGATTGGGGAAGGTGCCTTTGGCAAAGTATTCTTGGCAAGAGGAAAAGGGGATGACCAACAATGTGTTATCAAAGAGGTCAATTTAACAAAG ATGCCTAGGAAAGAAAAAGAATCCTCTCAGAAAGAAGTTGCTCTTCTAGCCAAGATGAAGCACCCTAATATAGTAGCCTTCTACTCTTCACTTCAAG agAAAAATAAACTATATATTATTATGGAATACTGTGATGGAGGTGATCTAATGAAAAAGATAAATCAACAGCGTGGAATATTGTTTGAAGAAGACAGG ATCCTGGATTGGTTTGTCCAGATATCTTTAGGACTAAAACATATTCATGACAGGAAGATTCTACACAGAGATGTAAAAGCACAG AACATTTTTCTCAGCAATAATGGAATGATAGCAAAACTTGGAGACTTTGGGATCGCACGAACATTAAGCGA TACTATGGAATTTGCTTGTACTTGTGTAGGAACACCATACTACCTGTCTCCTGAAATCTGTGAGAACTGCCCATATAACAATAAAAC AGATATATGGTCTCTTGGCTGTGTCTTATACGAACTGTGTACTTTAAAACATCCT TTTGAAGGCACCAATATGCACCAACTCGTGCTGAGAATCTGCAGGGGCCATTTCATGCCAGTCTCTACAAAGTATTCCTGCAACGTGAGAACTTTAATATCCCAGTTGTTTAAAACAGCTCCAAGAAACCGCCCTTCTATCAACTCCATATTGAAAAAGCCCTTCTTGGAGAAGCGAATAAAGAAGTATTTATCTCCAAAG GTACTGGAAGAAGAATTCAGCCACACTGTTATTCACAGGAAAAAACCACAAGCTTCATTGTCATCTG CTCCTAAAGTTCAGAAAGTAAGAATCCATGGTCATCGTCCTCCAAGACCCAAGATGGAGGTGCATGTTGGAAAACAAGAATTATTACGTAAAAATGAATGCAAACCTCCTTCAAAAATTCGGGATCCTGTTAACCAG CACAAGTTTAAGTTGTGCGGGAAGCCAGAGGTATTCAAAATGTATGGGCCCTATAACCATTATTATGAAAAGCTTGAGAAGTTGCGGAAGAGGGCCTCTGGGGAAGACGACTGTCCTCATATAAGCCAAAGAATGGAAGACTATTTTAAGCAGAAAGGACAAgaaccaccacctcctccatctCATTG GCCTGCAGATTACCTTCAAAGACGATTCAATGCCCAGCAATACAAGATAAAAGTAGAGAAGCAACTT GGGCTGCGACCATCATCTGCTGATATTCCTCACTATCATGATGTGCAGAGTCAACTGATAAAGGAAGAGAAGCTTGAAGTCCTCAAAAAAACTCATTctcaaaaaaatgaaatgaaagaacaG GAATACCTAGAACAGCTGCAGAAAATTCGTCAGCAATACCAAAGTGAAGTCAATGAAATTAAACTTAAAGCAGAAACATTAGAG GAGAACAAAACCTATTTTGTGAAACAAAAGACAACTGAGGACCAGTCTGCTGACAACAGTGACATCCCTAGAGGAAAAGATGAGCCAGTCCAG GTTATTGAACAAAGCGTGAAAAAAATGGGACTGCGTAATTGGCAAGAGAGAAATGTTATGGAAGTGAAACACAAAGCAAAG GGAGGTATAAAGTTTCAGATTGATCTAGAGGATGTGCCAGATGTGAACAGTTTCCAAGGCAAGAAAGAG GAACACGATAAGCTTAATGAAACCTTAACTTTTGAGGATGGAAAAAATCTTAAGGAAAAGCTGGCAAACGTCTGTAATGATTATACAGACAGAGCGTTGGCAGAATTATGCTGTTTGGAAACAG ATTCGGAGAATGAAGATGATTCCATGGCAAACAGGAAGCGCTGGCAGGTTGCAGCCCCCAAAACTCTCCTGAATCTCTTAGGCAATGCAGATGTCACCTCTGTTGCCCCAGCCACGGACCAAG ACCCAGTGATCATTGTTCCTTCAGAATGCCatgaaaaaaggagaaaatggaGCCAAGAATCCCCTGAGACACTAATGAACATGTTAGCAGAAGCGGAGTGCTCCAGTGACACGCTGTACCAAGCTGGAGAACCCC AGGAGGCAGTAACTCCATGGACTCCCCAGAATGAAGCCGATTCAGAATCAGGTTCTGCTGTTGACGTGGACGAAGACAGACTTGAGCCAAGATCGGATGATGATGACAC TAACTTTGAAGAATCTGAAGATGAATTGAGGAATGAGCTGATAGAATCCCTGGAGAAAGTAATATCGTCACTGGAAGAAGAGGCTTTAAAAGCTCCAGTTGAATCAGTGGACCCAGATCAGCTGAAAAAAGAAAGCTTAATTGATAAAACACCTGACGGAGGCTTGGAAGAAAATGGTAACCTGACTGGAAACAAACAGGAAGCTGCAGTCAGTTAA
- the ALG11 gene encoding GDP-Man:Man(3)GlcNAc(2)-PP-Dol alpha-1,2-mannosyltransferase, with protein MAASFWSFLRLLCSLIIPALILSVVLCICLFLFLWGIRLWLQQRKKKHLLLGKDGKRPHVVAFFHPYCNAGGGGERVLWCALRALQNKYKDASYIIYTGDTDVTAENILQGAYRRFNIRLNQPVKFVFLKKRYLVEASLYPYFTLLGQSLGSVVLGWEALMNCVPDVYIDSMGYAFTLPLFKYLGGCRVGCYVHYPTISTDMLSVVRNKNARFNNAAIITKNPVLSKLKLVYYYLFAFAYGLVGSCADVVMVNSSWTLGHVVSLWHCGIYPNVVYPPCDVQTFLDIPLCKEKSTTEHTIVSVSQFRPEKDHPLQIRAFAKLLEKTAGQLPPPKLILIGGCRNQEDDQRVNGLKKLCQELGIEERVEFKVNIPFEELKTHLGNATIGLHTMWNEHFGIGIVECMAAGTIILAHNSGGPKLDIVVPYEGNITGFLSENEDDYADTMARIFSLSPAKRLEIRQNARHSVKRFAEQEFEETFLLSVEQLFK; from the exons ATGGCGGCTTCCTTTTGGTCATTTCTCAG GTTGCTGTGCTCCTTGATTATCCCTGCACTGATACTTAGTGTAGTATTATGTATCTGCCTGTTCCTGTTCCTGTGGGGTATACGGTTGTGGCtccaacaaaggaaaaagaaacatttACTCCTAGGGAAAGATGGGAAAAGGCCACATGTGGTTGCCTTTTTTCACCCATATTGTAAtgcaggtggtggaggagagagagTCTTATGGTGTGCTCTACGAGCACTGCAGAATAA GTACAAAGATGCTTCTTATATTATCTATACTGGTGATACTGATGTCACAGCTGAGAATATTCTCCAAGGTGCTTACAGGCGATTTAACATCAGATTAAATCAACCAGTGAAGTTTGTGTTTTTGAAAAAGCGTTATCTTGTGGAAGCTTCCCTTTACCCGTATTTCACGCTGCTGGGACAGAGCTTAGGGTCGGTGGTTCTGGGCTGGGAAGCTCTTATGAATTGTGTTCCTGATGTTTATATTGACTCCATGGGTTATGCCTTCACACTTCCTCTCTTTAAATACTTGGGAGGTTGTCGAGTAGGATGTTACGTTCACTACCCTACCATTAGTACTGATATGCTTTCTGTGGTTAGAAATAAGAACGCCAGATTTAACAATGCCGCCATCATTACAAAAAATCCCGTGTTAAGTAAACTGAAACTTGTGTATTACTATCTTTTTGCTTTTGCATATGGGTTAGTTGGGTCTTGCGCTGACGTTGTCATGGTTAATTCTTCATGGACACTTGGTCACGTTGTTTCCCTTTGGCATTGTGGCATCTACCCAAATGTTGTCTATCCCCCGTGCGACGTTCAGACATTCCTGGATATACCTCTGTGCAAGGAAAAGAGCACCACAGAGCATACTATTGTTTCAGTAAGCCAGTTCAGGCCGGAGAAGGACCACCCTTTGCAGATCAGAGCCTTTGCTAAGTTGTTGGAAAAGACTGCAGGGCAGCTGCCGCCACCAAAACTTATTCTGATTGGAGGCTGTCGTAACCAAGAAGACGACCAACGTGTAAATGGACTTAAAAAGCTCTGTCAAGAACTGGGCATTGAGGAAAGGGTGGAATTCAAAGTTAACATTCCATTTGAAGAGCTGAAGACTCATCTAGGAAATGCTACCATTGGTCTTCACACCATGTGGAATGAACACTTTGGAATCG GAATTGTCGAATGCATGGCAGCAGGCACAATCATCCTCGCTCACAATTCTGGAGGCCCCAAACTGGACATTGTGGTGCCCTACGAAGGGAACATTACTGGATTTCTGTCCGAAAATGAAGATGACTACGCAGACACTATGGCTCGTATCTTTTCGTTGTCTCCTGCAAAAAGACTGGAGATCAGACAAAATGCTCGTCATTCTGTAAAGAGGTTTGCTGAACAAGAATTTGAGGAAACATTCCTGTTATCAGTGGAACAGTTATTTAAAtaa
- the NEK5 gene encoding serine/threonine-protein kinase Nek5 isoform X1 encodes MDKYEIVKKIGEGAFGKVFLARGKGDDQQCVIKEVNLTKMPRKEKESSQKEVALLAKMKHPNIVAFYSSLQEKNKLYIIMEYCDGGDLMKKINQQRGILFEEDRILDWFVQISLGLKHIHDRKILHRDVKAQNIFLSNNGMIAKLGDFGIARTLSDTMEFACTCVGTPYYLSPEICENCPYNNKTDIWSLGCVLYELCTLKHPFEGTNMHQLVLRICRGHFMPVSTKYSCNVRTLISQLFKTAPRNRPSINSILKKPFLEKRIKKYLSPKVLEEEFSHTVIHRKKPQASLSSAPKVQKVRIHGHRPPRPKMEVHVGKQELLRKNECKPPSKIRDPVNQHKFKLCGKPEVFKMYGPYNHYYEKLEKLRKRASGEDDCPHISQRMEDYFKQKGQEPPPPPSHWPADYLQRRFNAQQYKIKVEKQLGLRPSSADIPHYHDVQSQLIKEEKLEVLKKTHSQKNEMKEQEYLEQLQKIRQQYQSEVNEIKLKAETLEENKTYFVKQKTTEDQSADNSDIPRGKDEPVQVIEQSVKKMGLRNWQERNVMEVKHKAKGGIKFQIDLEDVPDVNSFQGKKEEHDKLNETLTFEDGKNLKEKLANVCNDYTDRALAELCCLETDSENEDDSMANRKRWQVAAPKTLLNLLGNADVTSVAPATDQADPVIIVPSECHEKRRKWSQESPETLMNMLAEAECSSDTLYQAGEPQEAVTPWTPQNEADSESGSAVDVDEDRLEPRSDDDDTNFEESEDELRNELIESLEKVISSLEEEALKAPVESVDPDQLKKESLIDKTPDGGLEENGNLTGNKQEAAVS; translated from the exons ATGGATAAGTATGAAATTGTTAAAAAGATTGGGGAAGGTGCCTTTGGCAAAGTATTCTTGGCAAGAGGAAAAGGGGATGACCAACAATGTGTTATCAAAGAGGTCAATTTAACAAAG ATGCCTAGGAAAGAAAAAGAATCCTCTCAGAAAGAAGTTGCTCTTCTAGCCAAGATGAAGCACCCTAATATAGTAGCCTTCTACTCTTCACTTCAAG agAAAAATAAACTATATATTATTATGGAATACTGTGATGGAGGTGATCTAATGAAAAAGATAAATCAACAGCGTGGAATATTGTTTGAAGAAGACAGG ATCCTGGATTGGTTTGTCCAGATATCTTTAGGACTAAAACATATTCATGACAGGAAGATTCTACACAGAGATGTAAAAGCACAG AACATTTTTCTCAGCAATAATGGAATGATAGCAAAACTTGGAGACTTTGGGATCGCACGAACATTAAGCGA TACTATGGAATTTGCTTGTACTTGTGTAGGAACACCATACTACCTGTCTCCTGAAATCTGTGAGAACTGCCCATATAACAATAAAAC AGATATATGGTCTCTTGGCTGTGTCTTATACGAACTGTGTACTTTAAAACATCCT TTTGAAGGCACCAATATGCACCAACTCGTGCTGAGAATCTGCAGGGGCCATTTCATGCCAGTCTCTACAAAGTATTCCTGCAACGTGAGAACTTTAATATCCCAGTTGTTTAAAACAGCTCCAAGAAACCGCCCTTCTATCAACTCCATATTGAAAAAGCCCTTCTTGGAGAAGCGAATAAAGAAGTATTTATCTCCAAAG GTACTGGAAGAAGAATTCAGCCACACTGTTATTCACAGGAAAAAACCACAAGCTTCATTGTCATCTG CTCCTAAAGTTCAGAAAGTAAGAATCCATGGTCATCGTCCTCCAAGACCCAAGATGGAGGTGCATGTTGGAAAACAAGAATTATTACGTAAAAATGAATGCAAACCTCCTTCAAAAATTCGGGATCCTGTTAACCAG CACAAGTTTAAGTTGTGCGGGAAGCCAGAGGTATTCAAAATGTATGGGCCCTATAACCATTATTATGAAAAGCTTGAGAAGTTGCGGAAGAGGGCCTCTGGGGAAGACGACTGTCCTCATATAAGCCAAAGAATGGAAGACTATTTTAAGCAGAAAGGACAAgaaccaccacctcctccatctCATTG GCCTGCAGATTACCTTCAAAGACGATTCAATGCCCAGCAATACAAGATAAAAGTAGAGAAGCAACTT GGGCTGCGACCATCATCTGCTGATATTCCTCACTATCATGATGTGCAGAGTCAACTGATAAAGGAAGAGAAGCTTGAAGTCCTCAAAAAAACTCATTctcaaaaaaatgaaatgaaagaacaG GAATACCTAGAACAGCTGCAGAAAATTCGTCAGCAATACCAAAGTGAAGTCAATGAAATTAAACTTAAAGCAGAAACATTAGAG GAGAACAAAACCTATTTTGTGAAACAAAAGACAACTGAGGACCAGTCTGCTGACAACAGTGACATCCCTAGAGGAAAAGATGAGCCAGTCCAG GTTATTGAACAAAGCGTGAAAAAAATGGGACTGCGTAATTGGCAAGAGAGAAATGTTATGGAAGTGAAACACAAAGCAAAG GGAGGTATAAAGTTTCAGATTGATCTAGAGGATGTGCCAGATGTGAACAGTTTCCAAGGCAAGAAAGAG GAACACGATAAGCTTAATGAAACCTTAACTTTTGAGGATGGAAAAAATCTTAAGGAAAAGCTGGCAAACGTCTGTAATGATTATACAGACAGAGCGTTGGCAGAATTATGCTGTTTGGAAACAG ATTCGGAGAATGAAGATGATTCCATGGCAAACAGGAAGCGCTGGCAGGTTGCAGCCCCCAAAACTCTCCTGAATCTCTTAGGCAATGCAGATGTCACCTCTGTTGCCCCAGCCACGGACCAAG CAGACCCAGTGATCATTGTTCCTTCAGAATGCCatgaaaaaaggagaaaatggaGCCAAGAATCCCCTGAGACACTAATGAACATGTTAGCAGAAGCGGAGTGCTCCAGTGACACGCTGTACCAAGCTGGAGAACCCC AGGAGGCAGTAACTCCATGGACTCCCCAGAATGAAGCCGATTCAGAATCAGGTTCTGCTGTTGACGTGGACGAAGACAGACTTGAGCCAAGATCGGATGATGATGACAC TAACTTTGAAGAATCTGAAGATGAATTGAGGAATGAGCTGATAGAATCCCTGGAGAAAGTAATATCGTCACTGGAAGAAGAGGCTTTAAAAGCTCCAGTTGAATCAGTGGACCCAGATCAGCTGAAAAAAGAAAGCTTAATTGATAAAACACCTGACGGAGGCTTGGAAGAAAATGGTAACCTGACTGGAAACAAACAGGAAGCTGCAGTCAGTTAA